Proteins encoded in a region of the Triticum dicoccoides isolate Atlit2015 ecotype Zavitan chromosome 3A, WEW_v2.0, whole genome shotgun sequence genome:
- the LOC119270226 gene encoding beta-glucosidase 5-like isoform X2 yields MAAIAVFSLLLLLSSAPAVLGFTRSDFPPEFVFGAATSAYQYEGAVAEDGRSPSVWDTFTQAGKMSDKSTGDVAADGYHKYKDDIKLMVDTNLEAYRFSISWSRLIPNGRGAINPKGLEYYNNLINELVQHGIQVHVMLSHLDFPQVLDDEYGGWLSPKIVEDFTAFAEVCFREFGDRVSYWTTIDEPNVSALGSYDNALFAPGRCSNPFGITNCTVGNSTVEPYIAAHNMILAHASTTRLYGEKYRAAQKGGVGINVYSSWSYPMTNSDVDVEAAKRYLDFVFGWILEPLVSGDYPDVMRKNVGSRLPSFTKSQSQVVKGAVDFIGINHYYSMYVNDRPLDKGTRDYSADMSLYQRASKTIPGSSKNVPASSQSDPEGLQYVLQYLTKAYGNLPIYVQENGVASNDTLDDTERIEYLKSYMGSTLKAVRNGANVKGYFVWSFLDVFEFFAGAKSRYGLYRVDFNDEALPRQAKLSARWYSGFLKNNDTYVQNELESTGSHALQ; encoded by the exons atggctgccattgcCGTCTTCTCCCTGCTGTTGCTCCTCTCTTCTGCTCCTGCTGTTCTTGGCTTCACGAGGAGCGACTTCCCGCCGGAGTTCGTCTTCGGAGCCGCCACCTCCGCATACCAG TATGAGGGTGCCGTGGCTGAGGATGGCAGGAGCCCAAGCGTCTGGGACACCTTCACACAAGCAG GGAAAATGTCGGATAAAAGCACAGGCGATGTAGCTGCTGATGGGTACCACAAGTACAAG GATGATATCAAGCTCATGGTTGACACTAACCTAGAGGCTTACAGATTCTCTATCTCCTGGTCAAGGCTTATACCAA ATGGGAGGGGGGCTATCAACCCAAAAGGTTTGGAGTACTACAACAACCTTATAAATGAGCTAGTGCAACATG GGATTCAAGTCCATGTTATGCTTTCCCATCTCGATTTCCCGCAAGTTTTGGACGATGAGTATGGCGGATGGTTAAGCCCTAAAATTGT GGAGGATTTCACAGCATTTGCGGAAGTGTGCTTTAGGGAGTTTGGAGACAGGGTTTCATACTGGACAACGATAGATGAACCTAATGTCAGCGCACTAGGATCTTACGACAATGCACTATTTGCCCCGGGACGTTGCTCCAACCCATTTGGAATAACAAATTGTACAGTGGGAAACTCAACTGTGGAACCATACATAGCAGCTCATAACATGATACTGGCTCATGCATCAACTACCAGACTTTACGGAGAAAAATATCGA GCTGCCCAAAAGGGAGGTGTTGGCATAAATGTTTACTCTTCTTGGAGTTATCCTATGACGAACTCTGATGTGGATGTGGAAGCAGCTAAAAGATACTTAGACTTCGTGTTCGGATG GATACTAGAGCCCTTGGTGTCTGGAGATTACCCAGATGTGATGAGGAAAAATGTTGGGTCTCGACTTCCATCGTTCACAAAGTCCCAATCTCAAGTTGTCAAGGGAGCTGTTGATTTCATAGGAATAAACCACTACTATTCCATGTATGTTAATGACCGTCCTTTAGACAAAGGCACTCGTGACTATTCAGCAGACATGTCTCTTTACCAAAGAG CTTCTAAAACAATCCCAGGAAGTAGCAAG AATGTCCCAGCATCTTCTCAAAGTGACCCGGAAGGATTGCAATATGTGCTGCAGTACCTTACGAAAGCCTATGGGAACCTTCCTATCTATGTGCAAGAGAATG GTGTTGCATCTAATGACACTCTCGATGACACCGAAAGGATCGAATACTTGAAGAGCTACATGGGTAGCACACTGAAGGCAGTAAG GAATGGAGCAAACGTAAAAGGCTACTTTGTCTGGTCCTTCCTAGACGTCTTCGAGTTCTTTGCAGGGGCCAAGTCACGGTACGGCCTGTACCGTGTCGATTTTAACGATGAGGCGCTGCCACGACAAGCGAAGCTCTCTGCTCGATGGTACTCTGGCTTCCTGAAGAACAATGACACCTATGTTCAGAACGAGCTCGAAAGTACAGGATCGCATGCTCTGCAATGA
- the LOC119270226 gene encoding beta-glucosidase 5-like isoform X1 — MAFFFFQFLLLLLLAAAHGAAPVLGFTRSDFPPEFVFGAATSAYQYEGAVAEDGRSPSVWDTFTQAGKMSDKSTGDVAADGYHKYKDDIKLMVDTNLEAYRFSISWSRLIPNGRGAINPKGLEYYNNLINELVQHGIQVHVMLSHLDFPQVLDDEYGGWLSPKIVEDFTAFAEVCFREFGDRVSYWTTIDEPNVSALGSYDNALFAPGRCSNPFGITNCTVGNSTVEPYIAAHNMILAHASTTRLYGEKYRAAQKGGVGINVYSSWSYPMTNSDVDVEAAKRYLDFVFGWILEPLVSGDYPDVMRKNVGSRLPSFTKSQSQVVKGAVDFIGINHYYSMYVNDRPLDKGTRDYSADMSLYQRASKTIPGSSKNVPASSQSDPEGLQYVLQYLTKAYGNLPIYVQENGVASNDTLDDTERIEYLKSYMGSTLKAVRNGANVKGYFVWSFLDVFEFFAGAKSRYGLYRVDFNDEALPRQAKLSARWYSGFLKNNDTYVQNELESTGSHALQ; from the exons atggccttcttcttcttccagtTCCTCCTGCTCCTGCTTCTAGCCGCCGCCCATGGCGCGGCCCCTGTTCTTGGCTTCACGAGGAGCGACTtcccgccggaattcgtcttcgggGCCGCCACCTCGGCATACCAG TATGAGGGTGCCGTGGCTGAGGATGGCAGGAGCCCAAGCGTCTGGGACACCTTCACACAAGCAG GGAAAATGTCGGATAAAAGCACAGGCGATGTAGCTGCTGATGGGTACCACAAGTACAAG GATGATATCAAGCTCATGGTTGACACTAACCTAGAGGCTTACAGATTCTCTATCTCCTGGTCAAGGCTTATACCAA ATGGGAGGGGGGCTATCAACCCAAAAGGTTTGGAGTACTACAACAACCTTATAAATGAGCTAGTGCAACATG GGATTCAAGTCCATGTTATGCTTTCCCATCTCGATTTCCCGCAAGTTTTGGACGATGAGTATGGCGGATGGTTAAGCCCTAAAATTGT GGAGGATTTCACAGCATTTGCGGAAGTGTGCTTTAGGGAGTTTGGAGACAGGGTTTCATACTGGACAACGATAGATGAACCTAATGTCAGCGCACTAGGATCTTACGACAATGCACTATTTGCCCCGGGACGTTGCTCCAACCCATTTGGAATAACAAATTGTACAGTGGGAAACTCAACTGTGGAACCATACATAGCAGCTCATAACATGATACTGGCTCATGCATCAACTACCAGACTTTACGGAGAAAAATATCGA GCTGCCCAAAAGGGAGGTGTTGGCATAAATGTTTACTCTTCTTGGAGTTATCCTATGACGAACTCTGATGTGGATGTGGAAGCAGCTAAAAGATACTTAGACTTCGTGTTCGGATG GATACTAGAGCCCTTGGTGTCTGGAGATTACCCAGATGTGATGAGGAAAAATGTTGGGTCTCGACTTCCATCGTTCACAAAGTCCCAATCTCAAGTTGTCAAGGGAGCTGTTGATTTCATAGGAATAAACCACTACTATTCCATGTATGTTAATGACCGTCCTTTAGACAAAGGCACTCGTGACTATTCAGCAGACATGTCTCTTTACCAAAGAG CTTCTAAAACAATCCCAGGAAGTAGCAAG AATGTCCCAGCATCTTCTCAAAGTGACCCGGAAGGATTGCAATATGTGCTGCAGTACCTTACGAAAGCCTATGGGAACCTTCCTATCTATGTGCAAGAGAATG GTGTTGCATCTAATGACACTCTCGATGACACCGAAAGGATCGAATACTTGAAGAGCTACATGGGTAGCACACTGAAGGCAGTAAG GAATGGAGCAAACGTAAAAGGCTACTTTGTCTGGTCCTTCCTAGACGTCTTCGAGTTCTTTGCAGGGGCCAAGTCACGGTACGGCCTGTACCGTGTCGATTTTAACGATGAGGCGCTGCCACGACAAGCGAAGCTCTCTGCTCGATGGTACTCTGGCTTCCTGAAGAACAATGACACCTATGTTCAGAACGAGCTCGAAAGTACAGGATCGCATGCTCTGCAATGA